The following nucleotide sequence is from Saccharothrix texasensis.
TGGCAGGGCACCGACCCGTCGCGGCACGTGCTGTGGAACTTCACCACCTCCGGCACCATCACGCTCCCGCCCGACTCGGGCACCGTGTGGGGCACCGTCTACGCGCCGAACGCCACCCTGGTCGACGACAGCGCGGCCAACGTCGAGGGCGCGGTGATCGTGAAGTCCCTCGTGCAGGGCGGCGCGACGAGCGGCAGCGGCGGCGAGATCCACAGCGCGCCCTTCGCCGACGTCCTCACCGACTGCGCGACCACTCCCACGACCACCACCGAGCCGACCACCACCGAGCCGACCACCACCGAGCCGACCACCACCGAGCCGACGACGACCACGACCACCACCGCGGGCACCACCGGACCGACCGCCACCGGACCGACCACGACCGCGGCCCCCACCCCCGGGACCACGAGCCACCCGGCGGCCGTCCACCCGGACGACGACCTGGCCGTCACCGGCGCCCCGGTCCGGGGCCTGTCGGCGCTCGGCGGCCTGCTCCTCCTCTCCGGGGCGACCGCGTTGGCCCTGACCAGGCTGCGCGACCGGCGCGGCCCTCGGCGCCACGATCTCCGGCAGACTGAGTAGTCGCAGCTCAGAGCACTCGCTGGAGGTGGCATGGCGGACGTCCACGACGTGGCCGCGGCCGTTCTCGACGCCACCGGGCCCGAGTCGCCGATGAAGCTTCAGAAGCTCCTCTACTACGCCCAGGCGTGGTACCTGGCCGAGCACGGCGAGCCCCTGTTCGACGCCCGGATCGAGGCGTGGCGGCGAGGTCCCGTGGTGCCCGAGGTCTACGTCCGCCACGAAGGCCGCTCCGAGGTCGGCGCGTGGGAAGAGGGCGACCCGCGCCGGCTCACCGAGCCGGAACGCGCGGTCGTCGGCTCCGTGGTCGAGCGGTACGCGCACTTCAGCAGGCACGAGCTGAGCGACATGGCGCACGACGAGGAACCGTGGCGGGCCGCCCGGGGCGAGCTGGCCGAGTCCCAGCCGAGCAGCGCGCCGCTGTCGCACGAGGTGATGGCCCGCTACTTCCGCCGGTTGACCAGCGGCCCCGAGGAGGCCGTCGAGGAGGCCGTCGGCAGCGCCCGGTTGGAGGGCCTGGCCGTCCCGGACGACGTGGTGGCCACCATGCGGGCCGTCGCGGCGGGCGAGCTGACCGCGGACGAGGCGATCGCGCGGGAGATCGAGGCGCTGCGCCGGTAGTGGACGAAGACCCCTGCCTGGACCCGGCGTCCGGGGTGCTGCGCAACGACCTGGGCCTGACGGACCCGCTGGAGTGCGCCGTCGCCGAGACGCGGCTGAGCACGATGCGCGTCGAGCAGTTCGCCCTGTCACCCTTGCCCGGCCTGTACGACCTGGCCCACCTGCGTGCCTTCCACCACCGCATCTTCGGCGACTTCCACCCGTGGGCCGGCGAGGTCCGGCGGGTCGACATCGCCAAGTCCGCGTCGTTCGCCGCGTGGCGGCGGATCGAGCCCTGCTCGGCCGGCGTGTTCGACGACCTGAAGAAGGAGCGCTACCTGCGCGGGCTGCCCCGTGACGCGTTCCTCGACCGGTTCACGCACTACTTCGCCGAGGTCAACGCCGTGCACCCGTTCCGCGAGGGCAACGGGCGCGCGCAGCGGGCGTTCTTCCGCCAGCCGGCGCGCGAGGCGGGCTGGCGGGTCGCCGTGCACGCGCTGGACCGGGTCGCGTTCATCGACGCGTGCGAGCAGAGCCTGATCAGGTCGAACGACTCGTTGCGCGACCTGTTCGACATCGTCATGAGCCCGGCCTGACCGGGTACCCGTGGCCATGACCAGCTACGAGTACCGGGCGCCGGTCGAGATGGCCGCGCGGGAGCTGTTCGAGTTCCTCGCCCGCCCGCAGAGCCTGCCCCAGCACCTGCCCGGGTTGTCCGGCGCGACCCCGCGCATCGACCACGACCGCCGCCGCGTCTCCTGGGAGGAGGGCGGCTACCGGGGGGAGCTGAACGTCGTCGACGACGGCGCGGGCCACAGCGAGGTGGTGATCGCCGTCGAGACCGACGACACCGGTGACGTGCGGCGGGAGCTGGAGGAGGCGGTGGCGGCCCTGGCGCACCGGGCCACCGCCGAAGCCGACGTGAGCGCCGCCAAGGACCAGAACACCTGGTATTGATGTGACCCAGGTCACTCGTCGGTGAGAACCTTTCCCGCGGCCGGGGCGTCTTGCCGGGTGTGAACGAGGAGCAGTTGGTGCGCGCGGTGGCCCGCGGCGACCGCGCGGCCTTCGAAGAGCTCTACCGCCGCACGTCGCCGTGGCTGACCGTGCGACTGCGCCGCCGGTGCGCCGACGAGCAGGTCGTGGCCGAGGTCATGCAGGAGACGTACCTGGCGGTGTGGCGGGCGGCGGGGTCCTTCGCGGGCGAGGCGGTCGACGGCACGGCGGTCGGCTGGCTGTGGACGATCGCGGCCCGGCGGCTGGTCGACGCGTTCCGCCGGCGCGCGCACCAGGCCCGGCCGCTGCCGGCGGCCGGCACCGCGCCCGCCGCCGAGGACGAGGCGCTGGCGAGCGCGTTGGGCGACGACGTCGGCGGCGCGTTGCGCGACCTGGCGCCCGAGCTGCGGCAGGTGCTGCAGGCGATGGTGCTGGACGGGCTGACCGTGCGCGAGACCGCGGTGCTGCTCGGGGTGCCCGAGGGCACCGTGAAGACCCGCGCCCGGCGGGCCCGGATCGCGATGCGGGAGGCACTGTCATGACCGAGCACCCGAGCGCCGACTCGATCGCCCGGTACGCGGCCGGCGACGACCTGCCCGCCGACGTGCTGTGGGCGGTCGAGGCCCACCTGGAGACGTGCGAGACGTGCCGGTTGCGCCTGGCCGACGTAGCCCCACCGCAGGTCACGGCGTTGACCGCGGCGGTGTGGGCGGGGCTGGAGCCGACCGGGACACCGGCCCGCCGACGGCACCGGCTCGCGCGGTGGGCCACGCCGTCGCTGCCGCCCTGGCTGGCCATGACGGCGTTCGTGGTGCTGGCGGCGCTGTCGCTCGACGGGCTGCTGCCGGGCGGCTCGGCGTCGTCCGGCGTGCTGCTGCTCGCGCCGATCGTGCCCGTCCTCGGTGTGGCGGCGGCGTGGTCGCGGGGGATGGACCCGGCCCACGAACTGGTCGTGTCCACGCCCCGGGCCGGGCTGCAACTGGTGCTGCGCCGCACGTTCGCGGTGCTCGTGGCCGTGCTGCCGGTGCTGCTGGCCGGCGGTTGGCTGGCCGGCGCGTCACCGGCGTACTGGTTGCTGCCGTGCCTCGCCGTCACGGCGGTGACGCTCGCGCTCGGCGGCCTGATCGGGGTGCGCCGGGCCGGTGTCGCCGCCGCGTCCGCGTGGGCGGTGCTGGTGATCGGTCCGGCGGTGGTCGTCGGCGACGTGCCCGGTGTGCTCGCGCCGGGCGCGGCGCCGGTGTGGGCGGCGGTGCTCGTCGGGGGCGCCGCCGCCGTGTTCTTCAGGTCCGCGGCCTACGGGCGGCTGTGATGGAGGGAAGGCTCGTGGCACGTGCGGTGAGCGCGGCGGAAGTCGCGCCGACGGGGTACGCCTGGCAGGTCGAGGCGAGGGGGCTGCGCGTGCGCGCGGGCCGGACGATGGCGGTGGACGGGCTGGACCTGCGGCTCGGCCGGGGCGTGCACGGGCTGCTCGGGCCGAACGGCGCGGGCAAGACCACGCTGATCCGGTCGCTGGCGACCGTGCTGCGGCCCGTGTCGGGCACGTTGGAGGTGTTGGGCACGCCGGTGTCCGGGCGGCTGGACCTGCGCCGGGTGCGCCGCGCGCTCGGCTACCTGCCGCAGGACTTCGGCTACTACAAGCGGTTCACGGTCCGCGAGTTCGTCGAGTACGTGGCCTGGCTCAAGGAGATGCCGAAGCGCGACGTCCCCGGCGCGGTGCAGCGGGCCGTCGAACGGGTCGGGCTGGCCGACCGCGCGGACGACCGGCTCAAGACGCTGTCCGGCGGCATGGTGCGGCGGGCGGGCATCGCGCAGGCGATCGTGAACGACCCCGAGGTGCTGCTGCTCGACGAGCCGACCGCCGGCCTGGACCCCGGTCAACGGGTCCGGTTCCGGGAACTGGTGCAGGAACTGGGCGCCGACTCGTGCGTGGTCGTGTCCACGCACCTGGTCGAGGACGTCGCGGCGGCTTGCACGGACGTCGTGCTGGTCGCCGCGGGCAAGCTGGTCTTCCAGGGCACGCCCGCCGAGCTGGCGGCGGCGGGCGGGCCGGACGACGTCGGCGACAGCCCCATCGAGCGCGGCTACTCGTCGCTGCTGGGCGGTGCGTGGTGAGGATCCTCGGGATCGAGCTGAGGCGCACCGCGGCGCCGGTGCTCGGCGTGCTGGCGGTGCTGGTCATGGTGGGGCTGCTGCACTGGGGCCCGTCGATGAAGAACAGCACGGCGTGGACGCGGCAGTGGACGACGTCGGCCGAGTTCATCAGGCTCACGTTCCTGTTCGTGTGGCCGCTGGCGCTCGGCGCGGGCGGGCTGCAGGGGCTGCGGGACCGGCGGTCGGGGGTGGAGGAGCTGTTCGGCTCCACGCCGCGGCCCCGCGCGCAGCGGGTGGCGTGGACGTTCGGCGCGGTGGCCGTCGCGCTGACCGCGGGCTACGCGGTGGTGTCCGCCGTCGGCGCGGTGCAGGTGGCGTCGGCGACGGACTACTTCCACCTCGGGTGGCTGCCGGTGGCGCTGGTCGGCGTGCTGGCCCTGGTCGGGGGCGCGTGGCTGGGCATGGGTGTGGGCAGGCTGGCGCCCTCGCCGTTGACGCCGCCCGCGCTGGCGGTCGCCGGGTTCGCGCTGATGGTGCTCGGGCTGGAGCCCGCCGCCGGCGCGTTCCGCTGGACGCTGCTGCTGCCTTCGCTGCCGTCGCCGGTGACGGTGTTCGCGTCGGTGGCGTGGTCGGTGACCGCGGCGCAGGCGGTGTGGTTCGCCGGGGTGGCGGCGGCGGGGTTCCTGCTGGTGGCGCTGCGCCGGGCGTGGCCGGGCGTGCTGCCGCTGCTGGTGGCGGGCGCCGTGGCGGTGCCGTTGCTGCCCTCCGCGCCGGAGGGGGTGTGGACGCCCGACGCGGCGGCCGCGGAGCTGGTCTGCCACGAAGGGCTGTGCCTGACCCGGGCGCACGAGGACGAGCGGCCCGCGTTGACGGGGCCCGCGCGGGAGGCGCTGCGGGCGCTGGCGAAGCTGCCCTCCCCGCCGACGTCGGTGCGCGAGGTGGCCGCACCCGTCCGCCCGGTGGACGGGCGCGGTCCCGAGCCGGCGGAGGCGGTGTGGGTGCACCTGGACGAGTTCACGTACTTCCGCCGCGTGCCGCCGACGGCCGAGCAGGTCACGGCGTACCTGGTCGCGGGCGCGGGCACGCGCTCCTGCTACGGCCAGTACGTCCCGGCCGCGGGCGCCCGCGAGCTGGCCGCCCGCACGGTGATGACGGCCTGGCTGACCGGCCGCTTCGAGCCCCTGCCGATGTACCGGTCGTGGGTGAGCAGGGAGACCGACGGCCTGGCCGCCGAGGCGTGGGAGCACCTGCGCTCCCTGCCCGGACCCGACCAGGCGGCCCGCGTCCAGGCGGCCCGCGACACGCAGGCGGCCTGCGCGGGCGACGCCCTCACCACCCTGATGGCGGGCACCACGTGACGCGGTGGGTGGCGCTCTACGCCCGCTCCCGCGGGGTCCCGGTGTCGGCGGCGGTCGTGGCGGTCGGCGTGGCGGCGCTGGCCGCCCTCGCCGAGACCGACGGCAGCCCGCGGCTCGCCGCGTTCGGCGCGGCCCTCGGGGTGGCCGCCGTCTCGACCGGTCTCGACGGGCACGACCGGGCGCTCGACCGCACCGCCGCGTTCGGCTGGCCGCCCCGCCGGGCCGCGCACCTGCTGCTGGGCGGCGCGTTCGTCGCCGCGCTGCTGCTGGCCGCGGGCCGGGTCACCGCCCCGATCGCCCCGGACGCGTTGGTGATCCGCGACGTCGCCGGCCTGGGCGGCTCGGCCGCGCTCGGCGCGCTGCTGCTCGGCGCCCGCGCCGCGTGGGCGTTGCCGATCGGCTGGACCGGCGTGACGCTCGTCGTCCCGTCCTTCGACGACCACTGGCTCAGCCGCCTGCTGACCTGGCCGGTGCAACCGGCCGGCACCACCTCGGCCACCGTCACCGCGGTCGTGCTCGGCTGCACCGGCCTGCTCGCCTACAGCTGGTTCGGCTGCCGGCGCTAAACGCCGATCGGGTGCCAGACCGTCTTCATCTCCAGGAACGCCCGCAGCCGGGCCAGGTCCGGCTCGCGGGTGAAGTCCTCCGACGGGCGCGCCCGCAGCACGCGCTTCACCGTGCCCGCCGCCGCGCGCTCCAGGTCCGCCCGCGTCGACTCCGGGGCGCCGGTCAGGTCCAGCGCGTTCACGTCCGCGTGCGACGCCAGCCACGGCGCGATCTCCGCCGTGCGCCCGGTCAGCACGTTCACCACACCACCGGGCAGGTCGGAGGTCGCCAGCACCTCCGACAACGTCACCGCGGGCAACGGCCGGTCCTGCGACGTCACGACCACCGCCGTGTTGCCGGTCGCGATCACCGGCGCCACCGCGCTGATCAGCCCCAGCAGCGACGACTGCTGCGGCGCGAGCACCGCGACCACGCCCGTCGGCTCCGGCACGGAGAACGAGAAGTACGGCCCGGCCACCGGGTTCGACGCGCCGAGCACCGTGGCGACCTTGTCGGTCCACCCCGCGTACCAGACCCACCGGTCGATGGCCGCGTCCACCAGCGACTGCGCCTTCTTCACCGCGACGCCCTCGCACGCGGCGACCTCGGCGGTGAACTGCTCCCGCCGGCCCTCCAGCACCTCGGCCACCCGGAACAGCACCTGCCCCCGGTTGTACGCCGTGGCGCCCGCCCAGCCGGGGAACGCCTTGCGCGCCGCCGCGACCGCGTCCCGGGCGTCCTTGCGCGAACCCTGCGCCGCGTTCGCCAGGAACGCGCCCTTCGCGTCCACCACCGGGTAGGACCGGCCGGACTCCGACCGGGGGAACGCGCCGCCGATGTAGAGCTTGTACGTCTTCGTGACCGCGATCCGGTTCTCAGACATCGAGGTACGCCTCCAGCCCGGTGCGACCGCCTTCGCGGCCGAAGCCCGACTCCTGGTAGCCGCCGAACGGGGCGGTCGGGTCGAAGCGGTTGAACGTGTTGGCCCACACCACGCCGGCGCGCATCTTCTGCGCCGCCCACAGGATGCGCGACCCCTTCTCGGTCCAGATGCCGGCCGACAGCCCGTAGGGCGTGTTGTTGGCCTTGGCCACGGCCTCGTCCGGCGTGCGGAACGTGAGCACCGACAGCACCGGGCCGAAGATCTCCTCGCGCGCGATCCGCATCGCCTGCGACACGTTGGAGAACACCGTCGGCGCGAAGTAGAAACCCTTGTCCGGCAACGGGCACGCGGACGTCCACCGCTGCGCGCCCTCGGCGTCGCCCGTCTCGACCAGCTCCTGGATCTTCGTCAGCTGCTCGCGCGAGTTGATCGCGCCGACGTCGGTGTTCTTGTCCAGCGGGTCGCCGACGCGCAGCGTCGACACGCGGGCGTGCAGCTTCTCCAGCAGCTCGTCGGCCACCGACTCCTGCACCAGCAGCCGCGAGCCCGCGCAGCACACGTGGCCCTGGTTGAAGAAGATGCCGTTGACGATGCCCTCGACCGCCTGGTCCAGCGGCGCGTCGTCGAACACGATGTTCGCCGCCTTGCCGCCCAGCTCCAGGGTGAGCTTGCGGCCGGTGCCGGCCAGCTGCCGCTGGATGAGCTTGCCGACCTCGGTCGACCCGGTGAACGCCACCTTGTCCACGTCCGGGTGCGACACGACGGCCGAGCCGACGTCACCCGCGCCGGCGAGGATGTTCACCACCCCGGGCGGCAGGTCGGCCTGCTGGATGATCTCGGCCAGCACCAGCGCGCTCAGCGGCGTCGTCTCGGCGGGCTTGATCACCACCGTGTTGCCGGTCGCCAGCGCGGGCGCGATCTTCCACGCCGCCATCATCAGCGGGAAGTTCCACGGGATGACCTGGCCCGCCACGCCGAGCGGGCGCGGGTCGGGGCCGAGGCCCGCGTAGCCGAGCTTGTCCGCCCAGCCCGCGTGGTAGAAGAAGTGCGCGGCGGCCGTCGGCACGTCCACGTCACGTGATTCCTTGATGGGCTTGCCGTTGTCCAGCGACTCCAGCACCGCCAGCTCCCGCGACCGCTCCTGGATCAGGCGGGCGATGCGGAAGATGTACTTGGCGCGCTCGGCGCCGGGCATCCGGCCCCAGACCCGGTCGTAGGCGCGGCGCGCGGCCTTCACGGCCTTGTCGACGTCCGCCGGCGCGGCCGTGGAGACCTCGGCCAGCACCTCCTCCGTGCCGGGGTTGACGGTCTTCAGCGGCTCACCGGCGCCTTCGACGAACTGGCCGTCGATGAACATCCGGTAGTTCGGCTTGAGGTTCGCGATGTCCCGTGATTCGGGCGCGGGCGCGTATTCCCACATGTCAGTCCACCGTCACGTAATCGGGGCCGCTGTAGTGGCCGGCCAACTGGGTGCGCCGCTGCATCAGCAGGTCGTTGAGCAGCGTGGAGGCACCGAAGCGGAACAGGGTCGGGGCCAGCCACTCCGGTCCCGCGACCTCGTGCACCGCGACCAGGTACTTGATCGCGTCCTTGGTCGTGCGGATGCCGCCGGCGGGCTTCACACCCCTGAGCTCGCCGGTCTGGGCGTGCCAGTCGCGGACGGCCTGCAACATCACGTGCGTGACCGGCAGCGTCGCGGCGGGGGAGACCTTGCCGGTCGACGTCTTGATGAAGTCGCCGCCCGCGAGCAGGCCGAGCCAGGACGCGCGGCGCACGTTGTCGTAGGTCGCGAGCTCGCCGGTCTCCAGGATCACCTTCAGGTGCGCGTCCCCGCAGGCCCGCTTGACCTGCGCGATCTCGTCGAACACCTGCCCGTACCGGCCGGACAGGAACGCGCCCCGGTCGATCACCATGTCGATCTCGGTGGCGCCCGCGTCGACGGCGTAGGCGGTGTCCTCCAGCTTCACCTTCAGGCTCGACCGGCCGGACGGGAACGCGGTCGCGACGCTGGCGACGCCGACCCCGGTGCCCCGCAGCTCCTCGACGGCCGTCTCCACCATGTCCGGGTACACGCAGACGGCGGCGACCTTCGGCACGTCCGGGTCGTCCGGGTCGGGCCGCCGCGCCTTCGCCGCGAGCGACCGCACCTTGCCGTGCGTGTCCGCGCCTTCCAGCGTGGTCAGGTCGACCATGCCGATGGCGGTGTCGATGGCCCACATCTTGGCGGCCTTCTTGATGCTGCGAGTGCCCAGACCGGCCGCGCGCTGTTCGACGCCGACCTGGTCCACACCGGGCAGTCCGTGCAGGAACCGGCGCAGCGACGCGTCGTCGCGGACGGCGTCCGCGAGCGCCGGGGGCAGCGACGGCGTTGTCGATGGAGCAGCCATGCCGCCGAGTCTAGGCGGAATGGGACGGCCGTCCTAAGTGAGCGACTTCGGGCAGGTCAGACGGGCAAAAGCAGGGCTCGGTCACCTCACCCGCACGTTCGGGCTAGCCCTCCAGCTCGTCGTGGGAGCGCCCCTTGAGTTTCTTCTTCTTCGGCCGCTTCACCTCGACCGCGCCCATCATCGCGAACCCGGTGATGTTCACGATCGGGCCGCCGGGGATCGTCGGCGCGCCCTTGTGCGTGGCGTCCTCGAACGCGCCCATGAAGCCGATGCCGGACACGCGGACGGTGACGTCCTCCGGCACGATGATCTCCACCGCGCCCATGAGCGCGTAGGCGTTGATGGTCGTCTCGCCCTGCGAGAAGCGGGCCCGGGTCAGGTCCAGCTCGACACCGCCCATGACCGCCACCGCCGTGTGCGTCGGCGGCATGACCCACTCGCCGCGCCGCTCCACACCCGACCAGAACGCGAACGAGACCGTGGAGCCGGGCGTGCCGCCGATGCGCGACGCGGGCGCGTTCCGCGTCATCGGCACGGGCATCACCGACGGCGCGGGCACGCCCAGGTCGGCGGTCAGCGGCACCAGCTCGCCGTAGGTCTTGGCCGAGTACACCGCCGCCAGGCGTTCGTCCAGCTCGTGCAGGTCGAGCCTGCCTTCGCCGTGCGCCTGCTGGAGCACCTGGGCGACCTTCTCGCGGTCGGCGTCCGAGGCACGCATCTGACGGGGGTCCGGCACCAGCTCGTCGCTCACACGGGTGAGTCTAGGAGAGGATGCTCACGTTCCTGTCGCGATGAGCACGAGTCGGCCGGATTTCGGGTCGAGGAAGGCCGACGCGTGCCAGCGCTCGTGGTCGAACGCCGCGTCCAGCGCGTCCCCGGTCAGGAACGGCCCGCCCGGCAACTCCGCCCGCATCGCCTCCGTGATGTCGGGCGTCATGCCCTCGTCGGCCGGCGCGTAAGCCGACCGCACCCGCTCGACCTCGGCCGCCGGCAGCGTCACGACCGCGTCGATCCAGTAGGTCGACGGTCCGGGCACGTCGGCACGGCCGAACGTGCCGGACATCCACCGCGCGCCCTCCAGCGCCGCGAGCACCGGGAAGCGCTCGACGAGCGGTTCCGGGTCGGTCCGCAGCTCCCCGGTCCCGGACTTCACCGCCGGTTCGGCCGGGCCCTGGCACCCGACCAGCGCCACGGCCGCGACGAGGACGACGAGCCACCGCAGCGGACGGGAACGGCTGCTCGCTCGCGTGACGTCCATCCGGTGCTCCTCGGGGCAGTGGCCTTCGCCAGGCGGTACTCCCCTTGGAGGAACGCCCGGCCGCCGCGGTTCCCGCCGAGCCGGCGACGCGCACCGGCGACCCTGATCAGCTCGGCTGACGGACCGGCAGGCCGGCGGCCCGGTAGATGTCGTCCACGACCCGCATCGTGGCCACCGCGTCGTCCGCCGTCGTGGGGAACGGCTTGCCGTGCAGCACGGCGTCGGCGAACGCCTCCAGCTGGTACTCGTACGACGGCCGCCGGTCGAACCGCTCGACCCGCCGGTGGCCGTCCAGCTTCACCGTGAGCCGGTGCCCGTGCTGCGGCGAGAACGGGTTGAACACGCGCAGCTCGCCGTTGGCGCCCAACACCTTCGCCGAGAGCCTCAGCAACGACCGAGACCACATCGACGTCACCACGGTCCCGGTGTGCCCGGCGGGGAACTTCAGCTCCGCCCGCATCGCCCGGTCGACGCCCTCGCCCTTCAGCAACGCCCGCGCCGACTTCACCTCCGGCTCGTCACCGCCCAGGTACCGCACCATGTTCACCGCGTAGCACCCGGCGTCCATCAACGCCCCGCCGGCCAGGTCCAGCGAGTACCGGATGTCCTTGAACTTCGGCATCGGGAACGCCAGGCGCGCCTCCACGTGCCGCAGCTTGCCCAACTCCGCGACCACATCCGCCAACCGCAGCGCCAACGGGTGGTACCGGTAGTGGAACGCCTCCATCACCACCAGCCCGCTGCTCTTCGCCGCCGCCGCGACCTCCGCCGCCTCGTCCGCGTTGGCCGCGAACGGCTTCTCGCACAGCACGTGCTTCCCGGCCGCCAACGCCGCCAACGTCCACTTCCCGTGCAACCCGTTGGGCAGCGGCACGTAGACCGCGTCCACGTTCGGGTCGTCCAACAACTCGTCGTAGCTCCCGTGGACCTGGGGAATGCCGAACCGGTCAGCGAACTCCTGCGCCCGCCCGACCTCCCGCGCCGCGATCGCCGCCACCTCCACCGACGCCACGGACCGCCCCGGCCGGACCAACGCCGCCGGCACGATCCGCGCCGCCCCAAGAACCCCGATCCGCACGTGGTCGGCCATGTCAGTTCGTTACCCCCGGCAGCACTCCGTCAACCCCGAACCGAACCGGCCCACCGCCTGCTCTTCCCGCCCCGACGGTTCGACCCGCCGCATCCTTGAAGCGGACCACCGAGCTGGGCAACGAGCTGGCGGGCATCGGTCGGGGGTACCACATACTGTTCGACCATGGACGTCCTCGTTGTCGATCACCCACTGGCCAGGGCGCGGCTGACCACCATGCGTGACGCCCGCACGGACAACGCGGCG
It contains:
- a CDS encoding zf-HC2 domain-containing protein encodes the protein MTEHPSADSIARYAAGDDLPADVLWAVEAHLETCETCRLRLADVAPPQVTALTAAVWAGLEPTGTPARRRHRLARWATPSLPPWLAMTAFVVLAALSLDGLLPGGSASSGVLLLAPIVPVLGVAAAWSRGMDPAHELVVSTPRAGLQLVLRRTFAVLVAVLPVLLAGGWLAGASPAYWLLPCLAVTAVTLALGGLIGVRRAGVAAASAWAVLVIGPAVVVGDVPGVLAPGAAPVWAAVLVGGAAAVFFRSAAYGRL
- a CDS encoding DUF1707 SHOCT-like domain-containing protein, producing the protein MSDELVPDPRQMRASDADREKVAQVLQQAHGEGRLDLHELDERLAAVYSAKTYGELVPLTADLGVPAPSVMPVPMTRNAPASRIGGTPGSTVSFAFWSGVERRGEWVMPPTHTAVAVMGGVELDLTRARFSQGETTINAYALMGAVEIIVPEDVTVRVSGIGFMGAFEDATHKGAPTIPGGPIVNITGFAMMGAVEVKRPKKKKLKGRSHDELEG
- a CDS encoding type II toxin-antitoxin system antitoxin SocA domain-containing protein; the encoded protein is MADVHDVAAAVLDATGPESPMKLQKLLYYAQAWYLAEHGEPLFDARIEAWRRGPVVPEVYVRHEGRSEVGAWEEGDPRRLTEPERAVVGSVVERYAHFSRHELSDMAHDEEPWRAARGELAESQPSSAPLSHEVMARYFRRLTSGPEEAVEEAVGSARLEGLAVPDDVVATMRAVAAGELTADEAIAREIEALRR
- a CDS encoding SRPBCC family protein translates to MTSYEYRAPVEMAARELFEFLARPQSLPQHLPGLSGATPRIDHDRRRVSWEEGGYRGELNVVDDGAGHSEVVIAVETDDTGDVRRELEEAVAALAHRATAEADVSAAKDQNTWY
- a CDS encoding aldehyde dehydrogenase family protein, producing MWEYAPAPESRDIANLKPNYRMFIDGQFVEGAGEPLKTVNPGTEEVLAEVSTAAPADVDKAVKAARRAYDRVWGRMPGAERAKYIFRIARLIQERSRELAVLESLDNGKPIKESRDVDVPTAAAHFFYHAGWADKLGYAGLGPDPRPLGVAGQVIPWNFPLMMAAWKIAPALATGNTVVIKPAETTPLSALVLAEIIQQADLPPGVVNILAGAGDVGSAVVSHPDVDKVAFTGSTEVGKLIQRQLAGTGRKLTLELGGKAANIVFDDAPLDQAVEGIVNGIFFNQGHVCCAGSRLLVQESVADELLEKLHARVSTLRVGDPLDKNTDVGAINSREQLTKIQELVETGDAEGAQRWTSACPLPDKGFYFAPTVFSNVSQAMRIAREEIFGPVLSVLTFRTPDEAVAKANNTPYGLSAGIWTEKGSRILWAAQKMRAGVVWANTFNRFDPTAPFGGYQESGFGREGGRTGLEAYLDV
- the deoC gene encoding deoxyribose-phosphate aldolase, translating into MAAPSTTPSLPPALADAVRDDASLRRFLHGLPGVDQVGVEQRAAGLGTRSIKKAAKMWAIDTAIGMVDLTTLEGADTHGKVRSLAAKARRPDPDDPDVPKVAAVCVYPDMVETAVEELRGTGVGVASVATAFPSGRSSLKVKLEDTAYAVDAGATEIDMVIDRGAFLSGRYGQVFDEIAQVKRACGDAHLKVILETGELATYDNVRRASWLGLLAGGDFIKTSTGKVSPAATLPVTHVMLQAVRDWHAQTGELRGVKPAGGIRTTKDAIKYLVAVHEVAGPEWLAPTLFRFGASTLLNDLLMQRRTQLAGHYSGPDYVTVD
- a CDS encoding Fic/DOC family protein, which produces MDEDPCLDPASGVLRNDLGLTDPLECAVAETRLSTMRVEQFALSPLPGLYDLAHLRAFHHRIFGDFHPWAGEVRRVDIAKSASFAAWRRIEPCSAGVFDDLKKERYLRGLPRDAFLDRFTHYFAEVNAVHPFREGNGRAQRAFFRQPAREAGWRVAVHALDRVAFIDACEQSLIRSNDSLRDLFDIVMSPA
- a CDS encoding RNA polymerase sigma factor, giving the protein MRAVARGDRAAFEELYRRTSPWLTVRLRRRCADEQVVAEVMQETYLAVWRAAGSFAGEAVDGTAVGWLWTIAARRLVDAFRRRAHQARPLPAAGTAPAAEDEALASALGDDVGGALRDLAPELRQVLQAMVLDGLTVRETAVLLGVPEGTVKTRARRARIAMREALS
- a CDS encoding ABC transporter ATP-binding protein, with the protein product MEGRLVARAVSAAEVAPTGYAWQVEARGLRVRAGRTMAVDGLDLRLGRGVHGLLGPNGAGKTTLIRSLATVLRPVSGTLEVLGTPVSGRLDLRRVRRALGYLPQDFGYYKRFTVREFVEYVAWLKEMPKRDVPGAVQRAVERVGLADRADDRLKTLSGGMVRRAGIAQAIVNDPEVLLLDEPTAGLDPGQRVRFRELVQELGADSCVVVSTHLVEDVAAACTDVVLVAAGKLVFQGTPAELAAAGGPDDVGDSPIERGYSSLLGGAW
- a CDS encoding aldehyde dehydrogenase family protein, translating into MSENRIAVTKTYKLYIGGAFPRSESGRSYPVVDAKGAFLANAAQGSRKDARDAVAAARKAFPGWAGATAYNRGQVLFRVAEVLEGRREQFTAEVAACEGVAVKKAQSLVDAAIDRWVWYAGWTDKVATVLGASNPVAGPYFSFSVPEPTGVVAVLAPQQSSLLGLISAVAPVIATGNTAVVVTSQDRPLPAVTLSEVLATSDLPGGVVNVLTGRTAEIAPWLASHADVNALDLTGAPESTRADLERAAAGTVKRVLRARPSEDFTREPDLARLRAFLEMKTVWHPIGV
- a CDS encoding Gfo/Idh/MocA family protein, producing MADHVRIGVLGAARIVPAALVRPGRSVASVEVAAIAAREVGRAQEFADRFGIPQVHGSYDELLDDPNVDAVYVPLPNGLHGKWTLAALAAGKHVLCEKPFAANADEAAEVAAAAKSSGLVVMEAFHYRYHPLALRLADVVAELGKLRHVEARLAFPMPKFKDIRYSLDLAGGALMDAGCYAVNMVRYLGGDEPEVKSARALLKGEGVDRAMRAELKFPAGHTGTVVTSMWSRSLLRLSAKVLGANGELRVFNPFSPQHGHRLTVKLDGHRRVERFDRRPSYEYQLEAFADAVLHGKPFPTTADDAVATMRVVDDIYRAAGLPVRQPS